From the genome of Chloroflexota bacterium:
TATGTCATAAAAGTGACTTCGATTTTCAGGAATCGGAACGCATGCCTGCTTCCTATCAACCTCGCTCTCTGCTCCTTGATCCACGAACCCTCCTATAATGTTGCCATGCACATCGGTATAGCTACGGTGACCCTTCGCATCCCGGAAAACGATAATCTCAAAGGGAAGCGTCGCATCGTCCACTCCATCGCCTCCCGGGCGCGCAGCCGCTTCAACGTTGCCATCGCCGAAGTCGGCGAAAACGAGAGTTGGCAGACCGCCCTCCTCGGCATCGTCTGCGTCAGCAACGACCGTCGCCACGCCAATCGCTCCTTGTGGCCGCAGGTACACTGGATGATGCCAAGTATCGCGGATCTTAATCGGCTAGGGGCTCATGAACACAGAAGCTTTTCTAGATAACCTCAAGAAGCAGCCTTGGTACCGTGGGCAGGTCGTCCACCGCCAGGCCATCCCGAAGCGCTCCTCTCGCATCGGCCACCTTGATCGCCCCCTCCCGGATGCTCTGGAAGCCCGCCTCGCCGCCCTCGGCATCACGGGTCTCTACTCCCATCAGGCCCGTGCCGTCAACGCCCTTCGCGCTGGGCGCAACGTCACCATTGCCACCTCCACCGCCAGCGGCAAAAGCCTCTGCTACACCATCCCCATCGTGGAATCCGCCCTCGCCAACAAGGCCAATCGTGCCCTCCTCCTCTTTCCTACTAAGGCCCTTGCCCAAGACCAGCTCCGCAAGCTCGGCGATTTCGCCAGCCTCCTTCCGCGTGGCCTTCGCGCCGCCACCTATGATGGCGATACCCCCTCCCATGAGCGCGGCGAGGTCCGCCGCTCCGCCCAGCTCGTCCTCACCAACCCGGACATGCTGCACATGGGCGTCCTCCCCAACCGGCACATCTGGCGCGCCTTCCTCGCCAGCCTCAAGTACGTCGTCCTCGATGAGTCCCACGTCTATCGCGGCGTCTTCGGCTCCCACGTCGCCTCCATCGTTCGCCGCCTGCGCCGCGCCTGCGCCCTTTATGGCAGCGTCCCCCAGTTCATCCTGTCCAGCGCCACCATCGCCAACCCCGGCGAGCATGCCGAACGCCTCACCGGCTGCTCCTTCGAGGTCGTGGACGACGACGGCTCTCCCTATGGCGGCAAGGACTTCCTGCTCTGGAACCCGCCCTTTGTGGACGAAAACCGCATGGCGCGCCGCAGTCCCCACAGCGAAACGACCCTCGCCTTCACCGACCTCCTGGAGCGCAACGTCCGCACCATCGCCTTCAGCCGCTCCCGCAAGCTCGCCGAGCTCATCTATATCTACACCCGCGACCGCCTTCGCGAAGAGGCCCCCCAGCTCGTCTCCCGCATCAAGCCCTATCGCGCCGGCTACCTGGCCGAAGACCGCCGCGCCGTCGAAAAGGGACTCTTCAGCGGCGCACTCCTCGGCGTCTCAGCCACTAACGCCCTGGAGCTCGGCATAGACATCGGCGACCTGGATGCCACCATCCTTAACGGCTATCCCGGCACCATCGCCAGCGCCTGGCAGCAGGCTGGGCGCAGCGGCCGCCGCGGCGAGCGCTCTCTCAGCATCATGGTCGTCTCCGATAATCCCCTCGACCAGTATTTCGCCCGTCACCCGGAAACCTTCTTCGGTAAGCCGCAAGAAAACGCCCTCATCTCGCCCGCCAACCCCTACATCCTCAAGCCCCATCTCCTCTGCGCCGCCTTCGAATCGCCCATCACCCCCCGCGATGAAGCCCTCTTTGGCGAAGAGATGTGGCCCCTGCTGAAGGAGTTGGAGCGCCAGGGCATGGTCCAGGAGCGCAACAACCGATGGTTCCCCAGCACGGGCGTCACCTACCCTGCCGAGCGGATCAACATCCGCTCCACGTCCGACGCCCTCTACCAGGTCGTGGACGAAAAAACCGGAGCCCTCCTCGAGACCGTGGACTCCGCCGTCGCCTATAGCCAGCTCCACCAGGGGGCCGTCTACCTCCACCAGGGCGATCCCTACGTTATCACCAAGCTGGACATCCCGTCCAAAACGGCCTTCGCCCGCCCTCACGCCGAGCCCTACTACACCGTCACCCGAGATATCACGGACATCGCCATCCAAAAGCTCGTCTCCCGCAAGGTCGTCGGCGGCACAGCGGTCCACCTGGGCCAGGTGGACGTCTCGCGCACCATCGTCGGCTTCCGCAAGAAACGACAGTTCACTGAGGAGGTCATCTCCGATGAGCCCCTTAACCTGCCGACCCAGTCCTTCGTAACCGTCGCCCTCTGGTTCGACCTCCCGGAGCGCGCTCTCCGGAAGATCGAGGAGCTGAAGCTCGATCTCCCCGGCGGCCTCCACGCCTGCGAGCACGCCGCCATCGGCATGCTCCCCTTCTTCGCCATGTGCGACCGCGCCGATATCGGCGGCGTCTCCACGGCCCTCCACCCGGACACCGGCAAGCCCCAGGTCTTTATCTACGATGGCCACCCCGGCGGCATCGGCATCAGCGAGCGCGGCTACGACCGGGTCTGGGAGCTCTGGGAGACCACCCTCAAGACCGTCGGCGAATGTCCCTGCGCCTCAGGCTGTCCCTCCTGCATCCAATCGCCCAAATGCGGCAACAACAACAACCCCCTGGATAAAGACGCCGCCAAGCTCCTCCTGGAACATCTCCTTGAGATGGACAAAGAAGAGCGCTTGATGGCCAAACTCGCCGCAAAGAAAAGACCGTAGGGCCGGCCCCTCCCCATCGGGCGCACCACGCGCCCCTACCCTCTCCCAGCTCCGATTCATCGGAGCGGCCGGGAGAAAGCCAGGGTGAGGTCTCCGAAATCTCTTTCTTCTTATCTTCATCCGATTCTTTACATTGACTTGTGATTACTCTCAAGACCTGCAAGCGAGCACTCACCTCGCGAACCCGTCGGCCGCAACCAACAAAGCGTCCCTCGCCTCGCTGTGCTCTTCCCAGAGCTACGAGAGGGATGAGAGGGTGAAGTCAGGTCCCCCCTCCCCCATGAATTCGCCAAGACATGACTCTCAAGCTACTATGGGTTGCGTCCCTTCCATCCATCGCTGAAGGCCTACTGCCGATCGTGCCAATGACCACCCAGAGAATGGACCTCCTCTCCAACTGGCGCGTCCTCGATCTCACCGAGGACGGCGCCATGCTCGCCGGGAAAATCTTCGCCGATCTCGGCGCCGAGGTCATCAAAGTCGAGCCGCCCGGCGGCGCTCCCTCGCGCCATCGCGGCCCGTTCCTCGGCGGAACGCCTCACCTGGAGAAAAGCCTCTTCTGGTCTGCCCTCAACCTCAACAAGCGCAGCGTGACCCTCGATCTTGCCCATCCCTCAGGCCGCGCTCGCTTCCTCCGCCTCGTCCAAACCTCCGATCTTGTCATCGAGTCCTTTGCCCCAGGCCGTCTGGACTCCCTTTCCCTCGGCTATCGCGATCTCTCCCAGGCGCACCCGCCCGTCGTCCTCACCTCCATCACGCCTTTCGGCCGGTCCGGCCCCTTCGCCTCCTACAAAAGCCCGGATCTCGTCTCCTGGGCCATGAGCGGCTATATGTGGATGACTGGCGATCCCAGCCGCGCGCCCCTCCGGCCTGGGGGGATAGAGCAGGCGGCCCAGTATGCCGCCGTCTCTTCGGTGGGCGCGACCCTCATTGCCCTCCAGCATCGCGCCAGGACTGGCCGTGGCCGACATGTAGACCAGTCCATCGAACAGCTCGGCCCATGGATGCTCTTTCAGTCCTTCGCCCACTACATCGCCCATGGGACGATCTCCAAGCGCGGAGGAGTTCGTATCCAGTGGGGAAAAACGCTTCTCAAGCAGGTCCACGCCTGCAAGGATGGCTATCTCTACATCACCATGGGCACCGGGATCTTATCGAGAGGCCTCGTCGGCCTCGTCGAATGGATGAAGGCCGATGGCATGGCCCCTCCCGCCCTCCATCAGATAGATTCGGCCACCTACGACCCGACGAATCTCGAGCAGGCGGATGCCGATGCCCTCAGCGATGCCCTTGCCGCCTTCTTCCTCACAAAGACGAAACAGGAACTGCTCGAAGGCGCCCTCGCCCGCGGCCTCTTCATCACCCCCATCAACACCATCCCGGACGTGGTGACGAGCGACCACTTCAAAGGACACGGTCTCTGGCAAGGCGTCGCTCATCCGGAACGCGCGAACGCCCTCCCGCACCCCGCCTCTCCCGTCAGATTTGTCGGTGAGCCCGCCGATCCCTCAGCGCTCGCTCCTGCTATTGGCCGGGATAACAATGCTATCTTTACCGCTCTCCTTGGCCTTCCCTCCGGAAGTGCGCCGACTCAGGTCGCTCCGCCGCAAGCCCCCAAGAGAAAGCCTATTCC
Proteins encoded in this window:
- a CDS encoding DEAD/DEAH box helicase translates to MNTEAFLDNLKKQPWYRGQVVHRQAIPKRSSRIGHLDRPLPDALEARLAALGITGLYSHQARAVNALRAGRNVTIATSTASGKSLCYTIPIVESALANKANRALLLFPTKALAQDQLRKLGDFASLLPRGLRAATYDGDTPSHERGEVRRSAQLVLTNPDMLHMGVLPNRHIWRAFLASLKYVVLDESHVYRGVFGSHVASIVRRLRRACALYGSVPQFILSSATIANPGEHAERLTGCSFEVVDDDGSPYGGKDFLLWNPPFVDENRMARRSPHSETTLAFTDLLERNVRTIAFSRSRKLAELIYIYTRDRLREEAPQLVSRIKPYRAGYLAEDRRAVEKGLFSGALLGVSATNALELGIDIGDLDATILNGYPGTIASAWQQAGRSGRRGERSLSIMVVSDNPLDQYFARHPETFFGKPQENALISPANPYILKPHLLCAAFESPITPRDEALFGEEMWPLLKELERQGMVQERNNRWFPSTGVTYPAERINIRSTSDALYQVVDEKTGALLETVDSAVAYSQLHQGAVYLHQGDPYVITKLDIPSKTAFARPHAEPYYTVTRDITDIAIQKLVSRKVVGGTAVHLGQVDVSRTIVGFRKKRQFTEEVISDEPLNLPTQSFVTVALWFDLPERALRKIEELKLDLPGGLHACEHAAIGMLPFFAMCDRADIGGVSTALHPDTGKPQVFIYDGHPGGIGISERGYDRVWELWETTLKTVGECPCASGCPSCIQSPKCGNNNNPLDKDAAKLLLEHLLEMDKEERLMAKLAAKKRP
- a CDS encoding CoA transferase, with protein sequence MTLKLLWVASLPSIAEGLLPIVPMTTQRMDLLSNWRVLDLTEDGAMLAGKIFADLGAEVIKVEPPGGAPSRHRGPFLGGTPHLEKSLFWSALNLNKRSVTLDLAHPSGRARFLRLVQTSDLVIESFAPGRLDSLSLGYRDLSQAHPPVVLTSITPFGRSGPFASYKSPDLVSWAMSGYMWMTGDPSRAPLRPGGIEQAAQYAAVSSVGATLIALQHRARTGRGRHVDQSIEQLGPWMLFQSFAHYIAHGTISKRGGVRIQWGKTLLKQVHACKDGYLYITMGTGILSRGLVGLVEWMKADGMAPPALHQIDSATYDPTNLEQADADALSDALAAFFLTKTKQELLEGALARGLFITPINTIPDVVTSDHFKGHGLWQGVAHPERANALPHPASPVRFVGEPADPSALAPAIGRDNNAIFTALLGLPSGSAPTQVAPPQAPKRKPIPKGGTSPSKPLDGIKVLDLTATVAGPVVTRLLADYGATVVKIESDARPDSSRTSTPYVGAVGMNHSLYYPFSNSSKYSFGIDMSKPGAAGFIKKHFAPWADVVIDSFAPGVMEKWGLAHRDIAQVNPKVIMARIAFIGHEGPLRNLKGFGNNASALSGISYLTAWEDGPPIGPYLAYGDHLAAYYTLAAVLAALHRRERTGQGSHIQVSILGSILSLLAPSFLEFAANGVARKPMGDRDDLAAPHGVYPCRGDDEWCAIAVTSDAEWQALAQRIGEPWASDPRFATLKQRREQQVELDRLMSGWTSAWDKHKLMRALQASGIPAGAVQNYRDLFSDPQLKHRGHFVRLNHPEMGLHYTHTSTFRLSDVDPSPTLRAPLLGEHTYSICKDFLGLPENEIATLFDQFLQ
- a CDS encoding DUF503 domain-containing protein — protein: MHIGIATVTLRIPENDNLKGKRRIVHSIASRARSRFNVAIAEVGENESWQTALLGIVCVSNDRRHANRSLWPQVHWMMPSIADLNRLGAHEHRSFSR